GTGCGGCTGGATCACCTCCTTTCTAAGGAGCACCGATTCGATTCCCCCGCCGTCCGCGAAGTCGTGGGCAGTAGTGCGGTTGGGATATTTCAGCCAGGCCCTGTAGTGGGTGTCTGGTGGGTGCAAATGACAAACGTTGAGCCGGCGCGGGAAAGCGTTGGTGATGGAACTGCCGAACACACTATTGGGCTTTGAGACAACAGGCCCGTGCCCTCTTCGGGGGGTGGCATCCCGTTGGGGGTGTCGGCGTGTTGTTGCCTCACTTTGGTGGTGGGGTGTGGTGTTTGATTTGTGGATAGTGGTTGCGAGCATCTAGCACGCAGAATCGTGTGGTCTCACTCCTTGTGGGTGGGGCTGGTTTTGTGTGTTGATGTGCAATTTCTTTTGAAACTCATTTTTGGTTTTTGTGTTGTAAGTGTTTAAGGGCGCATGGTGGATGCCTTGGCACTGGGAGCCGATGAAGGACGTTGGAGGCTGCGATATGCCTCGGGGAGCTGCCAACCGAGCGTTGATCCGAGGATGTCCGAATGGGGAAACCCGGCACGAGTGATGTCGTGTCACCCTGCACTGAATACATAGGTGTAGGGAGGGAACGCGGGGAAGTGAAACATCTCAGTACCCGTAGGAAGAGAAAACAAAATGTGATTCCGTGAGTAGTGGCGAGCGAAAGCGGAGGATGGCTAAACCGTATGCATGTGATACCGGGTAGGGGTTGTGTGTGCGGGGTTGTGGGACCTGTTTTTCCAGCTCTACCTGGCTGGAGGGTAGTGAGAAAATGTCGTGGTTAACGGAAGTGGTTTGGGATGACCTGCCGTAGACGGTGAGAGCCCGGTACGTGAAAACCTGACATCTACCTTAATGGTGTTCCCGAGTAGCAGCGGGCCCGTGAAATCTGCTGTGAATCTGCCGGGACCACCCGGTAAGCCTGAATACTTCCCAGTGACCGATAGCGGATTAGTACCGTGAGGGAATGGTGAAAAGTACCCCGGGAGGGGAGTGAAATAGTACCTGAAACCGTGCGCTTACAATCCGTCAGAGCCCTCCTTCGTGGTGGGGTGATGGCGTGCCTTTTGAAGAATGAGCCTGCGAGTCAGGGACATGTCGCGAGGTTAACCCGTGTGGGGTAGCCGCAGCGAAAGCGAGTCTGAATAGGGCGTATCCAATCCGTAGGGGTTGGTGTAGTGGTGTGTTCTGGACCCGAAGCGGAGTGATCTACCCATGGCCAGGGTGAAGCGCGGGTAAGACCGCGTGGAGGCCCGAACCCACTTAGGTTGAAGACTGAGGGGATGAGCTGTGGGTAGGGGTGAAAGGCCAATCAAACTCCGTGATAGCTGGTTCTCCCCGAAATGCATTTAGGTGCAGCGTCACATGTTTCTTGTTGGAGGTAGAGCTACTGGATGGCCGATGGGCCCCACAGGGTTACTGACGTCAGCCAAACTCCGAATGCCGACAAGTCCAAGAATGTGGCAGTGAGACGGCGGGGGATAAGCTCCGTGCGTCGAGAGGAAACAGCCCAGATCGCCGGCTAAGGCCCCTAAGCGTGTGCTAAGTGGAAAAGGATGTGCAGTCGCGAAGACAACCAGGAGGTTGGCTTAGAAGCAGCCACCCTTGAAAGAGTGCGTAATAGCTCACTGGTCAAGTGATTGTGCGCCGATAATGTAGCGGGGCTCAAGCACACCGCCGAAGCCGCGGCAACGATTTATCGTTGGGTAGGGGAGCGTCCTGCATCCGGTGAAGCAGCAGAGTGATCTAGCTGTGGAGGGTGTGGGAGTGAGAATGCAGGCATGAGTAGCGAATAGGCAAGTGAGAACCTTGCCCGCCGAAAGACCAAGGGTTCCTGGGCCAGGCCAGTCCTCCCAGGGTGAGTCGGGACCTAAGGCGAGGCCGACAGGCGTAGTCGATGGACAACGGGTTGATATTCCCGTACCCGTGTATGTGCGTCCCTGATGAATCCATTGTGCTAACCATCCAAAACCGTCGTGACCGATCCCTTCGGGGTGAGGCGTTGACGGGGCTGCGTGGGACCCCGGTGGGTAGTAGTCAAGCGATGGGGTGACGCAGGAAGGTAGCCGTACCAGTCAGTGGTTGTACTGGGGTAAGCCTGTAGGGAGAAACGTAGGCAAATCCGCGTTTCACATATCCTGAGAGGTGATGCATAGCCGTTTGAGGCGAATTCGGTGATCCTATGCTGCCAAGAAAAGCCTCTAGCGAGGACATACACGGCCCGTACCCCAAACCAACACAGGTGGTCAGGTAGAGAATACTAAGGCGTACGAGTGAACTATGGTTAAGGAACTCGGCAAAATGCCCCCGTAACTTCGGGAGAAGGGGGACCCACATGGCGTGTAAGCCTTTACGGCCCAAGCGTGAGTGGGTGGCACAAACCAGTGAGAAGCGACTGTTTACTAAAAACACAGGTCCGTGCGAAGTCGCAAGACGATGTATACGGACTGACGCCTGCCCGGTGCTGGAAGGTTAAGAGGACCTGTTAACCCTTCGGGGTGAAGCAGAGAATTTAAGCCCCAGTAAACGGCGGTGGTAACTATAACCATCCTAAGGTAGCGAAATTCCTTGTCGGGTAAGTTCCGACCTGCACGAATGGCGTAACGACTTCTCAACTGTCTCAACCATAGACTCGGCGAAATTGCACTACGAGTAAAGATGCTCGTTACGCGCGGCAGGACGAAAAGACCCCGGGACCTTTACTACAACTTGGTATTGGTGCTCGATACGGTTTGTGTAGGATAGGTGGGAGACTGTGAAATTCACACGCCAGTGTGGGTGGAGTCGTTGTTGAAATACCACTCTGATCGTATTGGGCCTCTAACCTCGGACCGTATATCCGGTTCAGGGACAGTGCCTGGTGGGTAGTTTAACTGGGGCGGTTGCCTCCCAAAATGTAACGGAGGCGCCCAAAGGTTCCCTCAACCTGGACGGCAATCAGGTGTTGAGTGTAAGTGCACAAGGGAGCTTGACTGCGAGACGTACATGTCGAGCAGGGACGAAAGTCGGGACTAGTGATCCGGCACCTCTGAGTGGAAGGGGTGTCGCTCAACGGATAAAAGGTACCCCGGGATAACAGGCTGATCTTCCCCAAGAGTCCATATCGACGGGATGGTTTGGCACCTCGATGTCGGCTCGTCGCATCCTGGGGCTGGAGCAGGTCCCAAGGGTTGGGCTGTTCGCCCATTAAAGCGGCACGCGAGCTGGGTTTAGAACGTCGTGAGACAGTTCGGTCTCTATCCGCCGCGCGCGTCAGAAGCTTGAGGAAATCTGTCCCTAGTACGAGAGGACCGGGACGGACGAACCTCTGGTATACCAGTTGTTCCACCAGGAGCACCGCTGGATAGCCACGTTCGGACAGGATAACCGCTGAAAGCATCTAAGCGGGAAACCCCCTCCAAGACCAGGCTTCTCACCCTTTTAGAGGGATAAGGCCCCCCGCAGACCACGGGATTGATAGACCAGACCTGGAAGCCCAGCAATGGGTGCAGGGAACTGGCACTAACCGGCCGAAAACTTACAACAACCAACAAACACCACAATGTTTGGGTTTTGAGTAAGACGCACAACCTGACCTCGCAACCACATCCATAAACACCCACACACTCGTGTGTCCGGAGTGCACCGCACCCCACCACCAAAACACACAGATTTACACCCAAAAACGGGTGAATAGAGTTACGGCGGTCCATAGCGGCAGGGAAACGCCCGGTCCCATCCCGAACCCGGAAGCTAAGCCTGCCAGCGCCGATGATACTACCCTCTCGGGTGGAAAAGTAGGACACCGCCGAACACAAATTAAGTCCCGGGCCCTCCGATTTCGATCGGAGGGCCCGGGCATTTTTGTATGTGGACGCGTTTTCAATTCCGTTCGAGAATTGAAAACGCGCCTATTCAATTGAACAGAGCCGGCGTCGTACGACTTTTCTCCAATTCCAACAATGCCCGCTTGCGGTCCAGGCCGCCGCCGTACCCGGTGAGGCTGCCGTTGGCGCCGATCACCCGATGGCAGGGCACGATGATGCCGATCGGATTGTGCCCATTGGCCAAGCCGACAGCCCGTGAAGCGCTCGGGGAACCGATCTGACGGGCGATCTCACCGTAGGTACAGGTCTCGCCATACGGAATCGTCTGCAAGGCGTCCCACACACGTCGCTGAAACTGTGTCCCCACCATGTCGAGTTCGAGGTGGAATTCCGTACGTTCGCCGGCGAAATACGCGGACAGTTGATCGACGGCTTCGGCGAAGGCACTGTCGTCGCGCTCCCAGCCGTCGCGGCTCGGCTCATAGGTCTGATCGACCATCCGTAAGTGCATGAGCTTGCCGTCCCGGCCGGCCAGCGTCAGGAGGCCGACGGGGCTGTCCATGGTGCGGTACTGCAGTGTCGTCATGACGTCTCCTGTCGATCGTGCGGGGGCCACTGGTTCACCGCGTGGTCCAGTGTGGTCCAAAGGTGTTGCGTCGCATACGCGCGCCACGGCCGCCATCGGGTGCTGTGGTCGACGAGTCGATCCGGGGCCAGGCCCAGATGATCGGCGGCAGCGCGCACGCCGAGATCGGTGGCGGGGAAGGCATCTGGATCGCCGAGGCCTCGCATGGCGATCACCTCCGTCGTCCATGGACCCACGCCGGGAAGCGCCAGCAGCTGTTGGCGAGCCCGGTCCCAGTCACATCCGGGATCGAGGGTCAGATCACCATCGGCGATCGCCGCTACCAATGCTGTGACAGTCCGCTTCCTGGATGCCGGCATCGCCAGATCCTGGGGATCCAGTCCGGCGAGGTCGGCGATGCTGGGAAACACATGGGTCAGACCTCCGGCCTCGTCGGAGATCGCGGTTCCGTAGCCGGCGACGAGACGGCCGACGTGTGTGGACGCCGCTTTGATCGATACCTGCTGGCCGATCACCACGCGCAGTGCGAGCTCGGATTCGTCGACGGTCCTGGGAATGCGTTGACCGGGTGCCTTGGCCACGACAGCCGCCAGTTGCGGATCGGACTGGAGCGATTCCACGACCGCCTCGGGATCGGCATCGAGGTCCAGCAGGCGCCGGCATCG
Above is a window of Mycolicibacterium boenickei DNA encoding:
- a CDS encoding methylated-DNA--[protein]-cysteine S-methyltransferase, which encodes MTTLQYRTMDSPVGLLTLAGRDGKLMHLRMVDQTYEPSRDGWERDDSAFAEAVDQLSAYFAGERTEFHLELDMVGTQFQRRVWDALQTIPYGETCTYGEIARQIGSPSASRAVGLANGHNPIGIIVPCHRVIGANGSLTGYGGGLDRKRALLELEKSRTTPALFN